The proteins below are encoded in one region of Tachypleus tridentatus isolate NWPU-2018 chromosome 4, ASM421037v1, whole genome shotgun sequence:
- the LOC143248229 gene encoding NADPH oxidase 1-like has translation MEEKCVSIAQSPPTCDITSDLQGDPQKYYVNPRTFINNDVKQEKERHEEYCLINMNKEGNNDMLPNQKKEGTNTPHEGNNDMLQNQKKEGTNTPHVGNNDMLQNQKKEGTNTPHEGNNDMLQDQKKEGANTPREDNNDMLQDQKKEGANTPREDNNNYIFLKGSGQPCVTPKNRYEQEIKQEMSGSASTYDSTRRRTRIPHPKKRLLDATTKDGGFRKTLPTVVFPVAWERDDEEEKLGQLASSLWNETLDAKHVIQAKKPLKVVLDGPYGLSTRQIFWSQHAVLIAAEIGVTPFASMLQSIMLQYQQSKMKCPSCDHQWLNPRTNRILRKVDFIWLNQEQRSFEWFISLLSDLEIQQAEIGGTNDSFLDIHIFITSALHMNDMKALGLQLALDLLHGKSKRCLITGLKTRTQPGQPDWDKMFRELSDQRKGKVSVFYCGPSNLDRILHKKM, from the exons ATGGAAGAAAAATGTGTTTCTATAGCACAATCACCACCAACATGTGATATCACTTCTGATCTACAAGGTGACCCACAGAAATATTACGTTAACCCTCGTACATTTATAAACAATGACgtgaaacaagaaaaagaaaggCACGAAGAGTATTGCCtcataaatatgaataaagaaGGTAATAACGACATGTTGCCAAACCAGAAAAAGGAAGGGACAAATACCCCACATGAAGGTAATAACGACATGTTGCAAAACCAGAAAAAGGAAGGGACAAATACCCCACATGTAGGTAATAACGACATGTTGCAAAACCAGAAAAAGGAAGGGACAAATACCCCACATGAAGGTAATAACGACATGTTGCAAGACCAGAAAAAGGAAGGGGCAAATACCCCACGTGAAGATAATAACGACATGTTGCAAGACCAGAAAAAGGAAGGGGCAAATACCCCACGTGAAGATAATAACAACTATATATTTTTGAAAGGATCGGGCCAACCATGTGTAACTCCAAAGAATCGAtatgaacaagaaataaaacaagaaatgagTGGATCAGCTTCAACGTATGACTCGACCAGAAGAAGAACTAGAATTCCTCATCCAAAGAAGAGACTACTCGATGCCACCACTAAAGACGGTGGGTTTAGAAAAACCTTGCCAACAGTCGTATTTCCTGTAGCCTGGGAAAGAGATGATGAGGAAGAGAAACTAGGACAGTTGGCATCATCTTTATGGAATGAAACACTTGATGCAAAACACGTAATTCAAGCGAAAAAACCATTAAAG GTGGTCTTAGACGGTCCTTACGGTTTGTCCACTCGACAGATTTTCTGGTCTCAGCATGCTGTGCTCATAGCTGCTGAGATAGGAGTAACGCCGTTTGCTAGCATGTTACAGAGCATTATGTTACAATACCAACAATCGAAGATGAAGTGTCCCAGCTGTGATCATCAGTGGTTGAATCCTCGCACCAATCGCATACTTCGTAAG gtTGATTTCATTTGGCTAAACCAGGAACAGCGGTCATTCGAATGGTTTATTAGCCTTTTGAGTGACCTCGAAATTCAGCAGGCAGAAATTGGTGGCACAAATGACAGCTTTTTAGACATTCACATCTTCATCACTTCGGCTCTTCACATGAACGACATGAAGGCTCTAGGCCTACAGTTGGCGCTAGATTTGCTTCATGGAAAATCAAAAAGATGTTTGATTACTGGTTTGAAAACAAGGACGCAACCAGGCCAGCCAGACTGGGACAAG ATGTTTCGAGAGTTGTCTGACCAAAGGAAAGGAAAAGTATCCGTTTTCTACTGTGGACCCTCGAACCTGGACAGGATTcttcataaaaaaatgtaa
- the LOC143248561 gene encoding uncharacterized protein LOC143248561 yields MAAVPDKLFEPLLDAKIREKLRATCTPGLRKNPVERKQGPLVVKHPDHVPKQDETPLKKNPPSLLPVLDNSSLTQSPSKTRSPSFSRHLVKQPNVPVLNSSPKPANKCSTNLHLGSPTFSPSPYSPGQLSLKNSLPSSPELLQSPQTFLYKQTSEHKPVSNIKLKSSVPQLSRPASPQSSEQLISRNSRPSSPTLSQNSHKVSNRPSSQLRPAGSHTTSLQHESLPVSRPPSPSSSGQVPSKSSRSSSPNLVQQFHSSLHRQDVTHKEVSDFQPVLPVAASVQSSSSFEQVSSRNSRPSSPILQHNCQIYTSRPDTLFKTDGKYVPNLHPRSTVSRSSRPSSPCSSDQVLSRNSRPSSPNLYRSRQNSPNGPSSRHPSSSGFIEPKVRSPGGTGDHTLVGGIWKRISKAKRARLYLLNQPGPHSFLVAGDSPEHKYKVIIGPQSCSCGRGPHCIHILFIMLRVFQVNEADSRLFSRTLKNFEVSELVRQYHLRKERQVQVASPVNQHISTPVSRPVNKLSRSESSLPDAAIQEQRKMSEESTLCPICLLDMVEGESLVRCEQGCHNRLHHHCIAIWAEECRQQNEPILCPLCRSQWPLPSSLETEKVMAKNSQQSSSEHHVTIPGRPHHLPLMRTYLATSISLPKTETLSHAQQQQAQPWMQVLEKDLISCLFSRNWTVRETALCRLARKVTSNLSLNQENSESGKENWATKQSCNQRVTEICCSIMATMVSDPVYKVYIACLVSTRLKIFFQQVL; encoded by the exons ATGGCTGCCGTCCCCGATAAGTTGTTTGAACCGCTTTTAGACGCGAAGATACGTGAGAAGCTACGAGCGACTTGCACACCGGGGCTGAGAAAAAATCCAGTGGAACGTAAACAGGGACCATTG gtaGTAAAACATCCTGATCATGTCCCAAAACAAGATGAAACACCACTAAAA AAAAATCCACcatcactattaccagtacttGATAACTCAAGTTTGACACAGTCTCCTTCCAAGACCAGATCACCATCTTTTTCAAGACATTTAGTTAAACAGCCAAATGTTCCTGTTTTGAATTCATCCCCAAAGCCAGCAAATAAGTGCTCTACCAATCTTCACCTGGGATCACCCACTTTCTCGCCTTCTCCTTACTCTCCTGGACAGTTGTCTTTAAAAAATTCTCTTCCTAGTTCCCCAGAGTTACTTCAAAGTCCCCAGACTTTTTTGTATAAACAAACATCAGAACATAAACCAGTTTCaaacataaaactgaaatcaTCTGTACCACAGCTGTCTCGTCCTGCCTCGCCTCAGTCTAGTGAGCAATTAATTTCAAGAAATTCTCGTCCTAGTTCACCAACTTTGTCTCAGAATAGCCACAAGGTTTCCAATAGGCCAAGTTCACAACTTAGACCAGCAGGTAGTCATACAACAAGTCTTCAACATGAATCACTGCCAGTATCCCGTCCACCATCGCCTTCCTCTTCTGGACAAGTGCCTTCAAAATCTTCCCGTTCAAGTTCACCAAATTTAGTGCAACAATTCCACAGTTCCTTACACAGGCAAGACGTAACACATAAGGAAGTTTCAGATTTTCAGCCAGTATTGCCTGTTGCAGCTTCAGTCCAGTCATCGTCATCATTTGAACAAGTGTCTTCAAGAAATTCACGTCCAAGTTCTCCAATTCTGCAGCATAATTGCCAGATTTATACTTCTAGGCCAgatactttatttaaaacagatGGTAAATATGTTCCAAACCTTCATCCAAGATCTACAGTGTCACGATCATCTCGGCCATCATCACCATGCTCTTCCGATCAAGTTTTGTCAAGAAATTCACGTCCAAGTTCTCCAAATCTATATCGAAGTCGTCAGAACTCTCCTAATGGACCAAGTTCT cgcCATCCTTCGTCCTCTGGCTTTATTGAGCCAAAAGTTCGTTCTCCTGGTGGCACAGGTGACCATACGTTGGTGGGAGGTATCTGGAAACGAATCAGTAAAGCCAAACGGGCCCGTCTGTACTTACTGAACCAACCCGGACCTCATTCATTCTTAGTGGCTGGAGACTCACCTGAGCACAAGTACAAGGTCATCATAGGGCCACAA TCTTGTTCCTGTGGACGAGGTCCTCATTGTATTCATATACTTTTCATCATGCTTCGAGTATTTCAAGTTAATGAAGCAGACTCAAGACTGTTTAGTAGAACACTGAAAAACTTTGAG GTAAGTGAATTGGTTCGTCAGTACCACCTGCGAAAAGAACGGCAAGTTCAGGTCGCAAGTCCCGTAAATCAGCATATTTCTACACCTGTATCACGACCCGTAAACAAACTGTCTCGGTCTGAATCATCGTTACCTGATGCGGCAATACAAGAACAACGAAA AATGAGTGAAGAATCCACTCTCTGTCCCATCTGCCTTCTCGACATGGTTGAAGGAGAATCTTTGGTCAGATGTGAACAGGGTTGTCACAACAGACTCCATCACCATTGTATAGCTATTT GGGCAGAAGAGTGTAGACAGCAGAACGAACCCATtctttgccctctttgcaggagCCAGTGGCCATTACCTAGCAG CCTCGAGACAGAAAAGGTGATGGCTAAAAATTCTCAGCAATCTTCATCAGAACATCACGTAACCATACCTGGTCGTCCTCATCATCTTCCTCTGATGAGAACGTACCTTGCAACGTCCATTTCTCTACccaaaacagaaactctctcccATGCTCAGCAACAACAAGCACAGCCATGGATGCAG GTTTTGGAAAAAGACCTGATAAGCTGTCTGTTTTCGCGTAACTGGACTGTTAGGGAAACGGCACTATGCCGATTAGCTCGGAAAGTTACGTCGAACTTGTCTCTCAATCAAGAGAACTCCGAATCAGGAAAAGAGAACTGGGCAACTAAACAGAGCTGTAACCAACGTGTCACAGAAATCTGTTGTAGCATTATGGCCACCATGGTCTCTGATCCTgtgtacaaagtgtatattgCTTGTTTGGTAAGTACAAgactaaagattttttttcaacaagTTTTGTAA